One region of Catenuloplanes indicus genomic DNA includes:
- a CDS encoding GntR family transcriptional regulator yields MPIEVTPPKYIRIINALQERIEDGTYPVGATLPSETKLIDEFDVSRPTVVRALEIMRQQGWIDAQHGKGRTVRGKPASGTRTLPAHTAALLDASEIGAVTVLEAGAVVVPPRAAAALGLRDGSAAIARRRLMRVDGVGPVELSTVYVPVELASGTGVGELHPLSEGLLPHLAVRKSVDFDHVVERVSARISTAGETRLLELPKRDAVLTVLLTIFDASGAAMLAIDMVLPASRHELEDVFPLR; encoded by the coding sequence GTGCCGATCGAGGTCACTCCGCCGAAGTACATCCGGATCATCAACGCGCTTCAGGAGCGGATCGAGGATGGCACCTACCCGGTCGGCGCCACACTGCCCAGCGAAACCAAGCTGATCGACGAGTTCGACGTGTCCCGACCGACCGTTGTGCGGGCACTGGAGATCATGCGGCAACAGGGCTGGATCGACGCCCAACATGGCAAGGGCCGCACCGTGCGGGGCAAACCGGCGAGCGGCACCCGGACCCTGCCGGCCCACACGGCAGCACTCCTGGACGCGTCCGAGATCGGCGCAGTCACCGTACTGGAGGCCGGGGCAGTCGTTGTCCCGCCTCGTGCGGCGGCGGCGCTTGGATTGCGCGACGGGTCGGCCGCGATTGCGAGGCGTCGACTGATGCGGGTTGACGGCGTCGGCCCGGTCGAGCTGTCCACGGTCTACGTGCCGGTGGAGCTGGCCTCCGGAACTGGGGTGGGGGAACTTCACCCACTGAGTGAAGGGCTCCTTCCGCATCTGGCAGTCCGAAAGTCGGTCGATTTCGACCACGTGGTGGAGCGGGTGTCCGCGCGTATCTCGACGGCTGGTGAAACCCGCCTGCTGGAACTGCCGAAGAGGGATGCGGTTCTGACGGTGTTGCTGACGATCTTCGATGCGAGCGGAGCGGCCATGCTCGCGATCGACATGGTGCTTCCGGCTAGCCGCCACGAACTTGAGGACGTCTTCCCGCTGCGCTGA
- a CDS encoding PIN domain-containing protein, with the protein MIIPYMYDAGALIAMDDDVRRMWAVHHLALDDGRRILVPAPVVAQAWRDSRRQVRLGRVLQSCDVIPIGVETAKAAGALCGKAGTSDVVDAVVVTVALTHGAVVFTSDPDDIGHLSASTDAKPGVVIRRV; encoded by the coding sequence ATGATCATTCCTTACATGTACGACGCGGGTGCCCTCATAGCGATGGACGATGACGTGCGACGGATGTGGGCCGTTCATCACCTGGCGCTCGATGACGGTCGCCGGATTCTGGTCCCCGCACCGGTCGTCGCTCAGGCATGGCGCGATTCCCGGCGCCAGGTCCGGCTCGGCCGGGTATTGCAGAGCTGCGACGTCATTCCGATCGGTGTGGAGACCGCTAAGGCCGCTGGCGCGCTGTGTGGAAAGGCGGGGACGAGCGACGTCGTGGATGCCGTGGTCGTGACGGTGGCGCTCACTCACGGGGCCGTCGTCTTCACCAGCGACCCGGACGACATCGGGCATCTCTCCGCCTCCACGGACGCGAAGCCGGGTGTGGTGATCCGGCGCGTCTGA
- the mctP gene encoding monocarboxylate uptake permease MctP, whose product MRDHIVQIVVFTLLFLLVSVMGFVAARWRAPQDLNHLDEWGLGGRNFGGWITWFLVGGDLYTAYTFVAVPALLFGAGAAGFFAVPYTIIVYPMVFLVLVRLWSVSHRHGFVTPADFVRARFASPTLALLVAITGIAATMPYIALQLVGIEAVLKTMGVTGDSALARHAPIIVAFAILAAYTYQSGLRAPALIAFVKDTLIYIVIIVAVIYLPAKLGGWGTIFDAAEAKFAASPAPNDGITLNANNQLQYITLALGSAMALFLYPHSITGVLASRDRGVIKRNMSALPAYSLLLGLIALLGFMAIAAEVKPLPGAREGTVDSNTVVPLLFDEKFPAWFAGVAFAAVGIGALVPAAIMSIAAANLFTRNIYKEYLRKDATPAQEANVSKITSLVVKVGAVACIVFLDPQFSIDLQLIGGVIILQTLPAVALGLYTRWLHHGALITGWVAGMGLGMWMLYQIPNAATGRAHFGGSAFPLKEFGFDTSMTIYVGLVAVAVNLLVAVVATVILRSMRVAEGPDATTREDYFADATPATPASATPAATT is encoded by the coding sequence ATGAGGGACCACATCGTCCAGATCGTCGTCTTCACGCTGCTGTTCCTGCTGGTCAGCGTGATGGGATTCGTCGCGGCCCGGTGGCGGGCCCCGCAGGACCTCAACCACCTGGACGAGTGGGGCCTCGGCGGCCGCAACTTCGGCGGGTGGATCACCTGGTTCCTGGTCGGCGGCGACCTCTACACCGCGTACACGTTCGTCGCGGTCCCGGCGCTGCTGTTCGGGGCCGGCGCGGCCGGATTCTTCGCGGTGCCGTACACGATCATCGTCTACCCGATGGTGTTCCTGGTGCTGGTCCGGCTCTGGTCGGTGTCGCACCGGCACGGCTTCGTCACGCCGGCCGACTTCGTGCGCGCCCGGTTCGCCTCACCGACGCTGGCGCTGCTGGTCGCGATCACCGGCATCGCCGCGACCATGCCGTACATCGCGCTGCAACTGGTCGGCATCGAGGCGGTGCTCAAGACCATGGGCGTGACCGGCGACTCCGCGCTGGCCCGGCACGCGCCGATCATAGTGGCGTTCGCGATCCTGGCCGCCTACACCTATCAGTCCGGCCTGCGCGCACCCGCGCTGATCGCGTTCGTCAAGGACACGCTGATCTACATAGTGATCATCGTGGCGGTGATCTACCTGCCCGCGAAACTCGGCGGCTGGGGGACCATCTTCGACGCGGCCGAGGCGAAATTCGCCGCGTCGCCCGCACCCAACGACGGGATCACGCTCAACGCCAACAACCAGCTGCAGTACATCACGCTGGCGCTCGGCTCCGCGATGGCGCTGTTCCTCTACCCGCACTCGATCACCGGCGTGCTGGCCAGCCGCGACCGGGGCGTGATCAAACGGAACATGTCCGCGCTCCCGGCGTACAGTCTGCTGCTCGGCCTGATCGCCCTGCTGGGTTTCATGGCGATCGCCGCCGAGGTCAAGCCGCTGCCCGGCGCGCGCGAGGGCACGGTGGACAGCAACACGGTCGTGCCGCTGCTGTTCGACGAGAAGTTCCCGGCGTGGTTCGCGGGCGTCGCGTTCGCCGCCGTCGGCATCGGCGCACTGGTCCCCGCGGCCATCATGTCGATCGCCGCCGCGAACCTGTTCACCCGCAACATCTACAAGGAGTACCTGCGCAAGGACGCGACACCGGCCCAGGAGGCCAACGTCTCGAAGATCACCTCGCTGGTGGTCAAGGTCGGCGCGGTCGCCTGCATCGTCTTCCTCGACCCGCAGTTCAGCATCGACCTCCAGCTCATCGGCGGCGTCATCATCCTCCAGACGCTGCCCGCCGTCGCACTCGGCCTCTACACCCGCTGGCTGCACCACGGCGCGCTGATCACGGGCTGGGTGGCCGGCATGGGGCTGGGCATGTGGATGCTCTACCAGATCCCGAACGCGGCGACCGGGCGAGCACACTTCGGCGGGTCGGCGTTCCCGCTGAAGGAGTTCGGGTTCGATACGTCGATGACGATTTACGTCGGCTTGGTCGCGGTGGCGGTCAACCTGCTGGTGGCGGTGGTCGCCACGGTGATTCTGCGGAGCATGCGGGTCGCCGAGGGCCCGGACGCCACCACCCGCGAGGACTACTTCGCCGACGCCACCCCGGCCACACCGGCTTCCGCCACCCCGGCCGCGACGACGTAG
- a CDS encoding GNAT family N-acetyltransferase — protein sequence MHPVTLTGRVVTLREFREDDAADVHAIVGDDRVTQYLSFDSRTMEQSIEMVAGAIERSRHHARNEFYLAVTRGDDKLIGFTRLALGGVRAAKIGYAVNADQWGCGYATDSVHILINFGFDQLALRRITAAIGPNNAASLAIARKVGMKYEGRLRDHVFTNGSWRDSLLYSLLSTD from the coding sequence ATGCACCCAGTAACTCTCACTGGCCGCGTTGTCACGCTGCGCGAATTCCGCGAAGACGACGCTGCCGACGTGCACGCCATCGTCGGCGACGATCGGGTCACTCAGTACCTGTCCTTCGACAGTCGCACCATGGAACAATCCATCGAAATGGTGGCTGGCGCTATCGAGCGATCGAGACATCATGCGCGTAATGAATTCTATTTGGCCGTAACTCGCGGTGACGACAAGCTGATCGGGTTTACCCGACTTGCGCTCGGAGGCGTCAGGGCGGCAAAGATCGGATATGCCGTCAATGCGGATCAGTGGGGATGTGGCTACGCTACCGATTCTGTTCATATACTGATCAATTTTGGCTTCGACCAGCTTGCCCTGCGCCGAATTACTGCCGCCATAGGTCCAAACAATGCAGCGTCTTTGGCTATCGCGCGAAAAGTTGGCATGAAATATGAAGGAAGGCTTAGGGATCATGTCTTCACTAATGGCTCGTGGCGCGACTCTCTTCTCTACTCTTTGCTTTCGACCGACTAG
- a CDS encoding HAD family hydrolase yields MIRAAVFDVGECLVNEGREYGTWADWLGVPRHTFSAVFGAVVAQGLDYRDTFQVFRPGFDLAEEREKRTAAGKPEWFGEDDLYADVRPTLSTLRADGLWVGIAGNQTVRAGRLLRGLDLPSDLIATSDDWGVSKPDPAFFEAVAKEMPCGPEEALYVGDRLDNDIRPAVEVGFKTALIKRGPWATIQQLDPDAARLPTFRIDSLAELPGLIAEFNAAER; encoded by the coding sequence ATGATTCGAGCGGCCGTCTTCGATGTTGGTGAGTGCCTGGTTAACGAAGGCCGGGAGTATGGGACCTGGGCTGACTGGCTTGGAGTGCCCCGACATACGTTCTCAGCGGTCTTCGGTGCGGTGGTCGCGCAGGGCCTCGACTATCGCGACACGTTTCAAGTGTTCCGGCCTGGTTTCGACCTAGCGGAGGAACGAGAGAAGCGGACAGCGGCGGGCAAGCCAGAGTGGTTCGGAGAAGATGATCTCTACGCCGATGTTCGGCCCACTCTTAGCACGCTGCGGGCTGATGGGCTCTGGGTCGGCATCGCCGGGAATCAGACGGTTCGTGCTGGCCGGTTGCTGCGTGGCTTGGACCTCCCGAGCGACCTAATCGCGACATCAGATGACTGGGGGGTGTCGAAGCCTGACCCGGCGTTCTTCGAGGCGGTAGCGAAGGAGATGCCCTGCGGGCCGGAGGAGGCGTTGTATGTCGGGGATCGGCTGGACAACGACATCCGGCCCGCGGTGGAGGTGGGGTTCAAGACGGCCTTGATCAAGCGAGGGCCATGGGCGACGATTCAGCAGCTCGATCCGGACGCGGCGCGGTTGCCGACGTTCCGGATCGATTCGCTGGCGGAGCTGCCGGGGCTCATCGCGGAGTTCAACGCCGCAGAGCGCTGA
- a CDS encoding helix-turn-helix transcriptional regulator translates to MARNESELWTVQEVSEYLRVPVETLYRWRKFGAGPKAGRVGRHLRYDPADVRAWFRDRVA, encoded by the coding sequence TTGGCACGGAACGAGTCAGAGCTGTGGACGGTGCAGGAGGTCTCCGAGTACCTGCGGGTGCCGGTGGAGACCCTGTACCGCTGGCGGAAGTTCGGCGCCGGCCCGAAGGCGGGGCGAGTCGGCCGGCACCTCAGGTATGACCCGGCGGACGTACGGGCCTGGTTCCGGGACCGGGTGGCCTGA
- a CDS encoding replication initiator codes for MTVAPLPGLVTRPAGNTPRPGSRAARMLLPRSVEVLRDLANEYGVCTRPVSMRRTDLATGQTEVIDLPCGATREDKCQPCARRNRKLRQAQIREGWHRPDEPLPGPQPATPEQRELVLRRAHLEFERDHASRTVDEVQVAVLDEAIREVEEQLTVEGLRGRVAPPHPSADEDGLPVVDEQGGRRKRSTRRRQDAPDLPRRKVEQRTVGKVYTAPDGTEYQPSMWLTLTLDSYGPVAGDGTPLNPDRYDYARAAWDAVHFPRLLDRFWQNLRRCVGWNVQYAGCVEPQRRLAPHAHFAIRGTIPREVLRTVAAATYHQVWWPVPRVQRYTRNRPPLWDDEAGAWVDPETRVPLTTWADALDEVDSDPDAEPAHVIRFGAQVDARGVMPGTEDAERTIRYITKYITKHVGDVHAADTDRRKAHLDRLWQQLQLTPCTDRCANWLIYGIQPKGAHGKLRPGRCKGKVHQHATLGIGGRRVLISRNWSGKTLSDHKTDTREWVRALLGVTDGLDQVDPGTEARHAWDMARPTDGDVPPLAHRLLRSISERARWRSQLLAAKDRAAQGSGPGSLTDQAA; via the coding sequence GTGACCGTGGCACCGCTGCCCGGTCTCGTCACGCGCCCGGCTGGGAACACCCCTCGGCCGGGCTCGCGGGCGGCCCGGATGCTCCTCCCGCGCTCCGTCGAGGTGCTGCGGGATCTCGCCAACGAGTACGGCGTCTGCACCCGGCCGGTGTCCATGCGCCGGACCGATCTCGCCACCGGCCAGACCGAGGTGATCGACCTGCCGTGCGGCGCGACGCGGGAGGACAAGTGCCAGCCGTGCGCACGCCGCAACCGCAAGCTCCGCCAGGCCCAGATCCGGGAGGGCTGGCACCGGCCGGACGAGCCACTGCCCGGCCCGCAGCCGGCCACCCCGGAGCAGCGCGAACTCGTCCTCCGCCGGGCGCATCTGGAGTTCGAGCGCGACCACGCCTCCCGCACGGTCGATGAGGTCCAGGTCGCCGTACTCGACGAGGCCATCCGGGAGGTGGAGGAACAGCTCACCGTCGAAGGGCTCCGCGGCCGGGTCGCTCCCCCGCACCCCAGCGCCGACGAGGACGGGCTCCCGGTCGTCGACGAGCAGGGCGGCCGGCGGAAGCGCTCGACCCGGCGGCGCCAGGATGCGCCGGATCTGCCCCGGCGCAAGGTTGAACAGCGCACGGTCGGGAAGGTCTACACCGCGCCGGACGGTACGGAGTATCAGCCGTCGATGTGGCTGACGCTCACCCTCGACTCCTACGGCCCGGTCGCCGGCGACGGCACGCCGCTCAACCCGGACCGGTACGACTACGCGCGGGCGGCGTGGGACGCGGTCCACTTCCCCCGGCTGCTGGACCGGTTCTGGCAGAACCTCCGGCGGTGCGTCGGCTGGAACGTCCAGTACGCCGGATGCGTCGAGCCGCAACGGCGCCTCGCTCCGCATGCGCACTTCGCCATCCGCGGCACGATCCCACGCGAGGTGCTGCGCACGGTCGCGGCGGCCACCTACCACCAGGTGTGGTGGCCGGTCCCCCGCGTCCAGCGCTACACCCGCAACCGGCCCCCGCTTTGGGACGACGAGGCGGGCGCTTGGGTCGACCCGGAGACGCGGGTGCCGCTGACCACGTGGGCGGATGCGCTGGATGAGGTCGACAGCGACCCGGACGCTGAGCCGGCGCACGTCATCCGGTTCGGTGCCCAGGTCGACGCGCGCGGCGTGATGCCCGGCACCGAGGACGCGGAACGCACCATCCGCTACATCACGAAGTACATCACCAAGCACGTCGGGGACGTTCACGCGGCGGACACGGACCGGCGGAAGGCGCACCTCGACCGGCTCTGGCAGCAACTCCAGCTCACCCCTTGCACGGACAGGTGCGCAAACTGGCTGATCTACGGCATCCAGCCCAAGGGCGCGCACGGCAAGCTCCGGCCCGGCCGCTGCAAGGGCAAAGTCCACCAGCACGCCACCCTCGGCATCGGCGGCCGGCGCGTGCTCATCTCCCGCAACTGGTCCGGCAAGACCCTCTCCGACCACAAAACGGACACCCGCGAATGGGTACGAGCGCTGCTCGGCGTGACCGATGGCCTCGACCAGGTCGACCCCGGCACGGAGGCGCGGCACGCATGGGACATGGCGCGGCCCACCGACGGCGATGTACCCCCGCTGGCCCATCGCCTCCTCCGCTCGATCTCCGAACGCGCCCGTTGGCGCTCTCAGCTCCTCGCAGCGAAAGACCGCGCGGCACAGGGAAGCGGACCGGGCTCATTAACGGACCAGGCGGCCTGA
- a CDS encoding DUF3311 domain-containing protein: MAEPPTPDPDISDNQASASAPVQARSDRSPWNWLLILPILVPLTTPLFNHDDPRLLGFPVFYWLQLAFILLGVTTTTIVYRMTGGGASR; the protein is encoded by the coding sequence ATGGCCGAGCCACCGACGCCCGACCCGGACATTTCCGACAATCAGGCCTCGGCGTCCGCGCCGGTCCAGGCCCGCAGCGACCGCAGCCCGTGGAACTGGCTGCTGATCCTGCCGATCCTGGTCCCGCTGACCACGCCACTGTTCAACCACGACGACCCGCGCCTGCTGGGATTCCCCGTGTTCTACTGGCTGCAGCTGGCGTTCATTCTCCTCGGCGTCACCACCACCACGATCGTCTACCGGATGACCGGGGGAGGTGCGAGCCGATGA
- a CDS encoding FtsK/SpoIIIE domain-containing protein: protein MQPRGEVVVTRSGDVMVLRRNRLTIPWWVSLLGVLARWVGRAAWWFLRRPRTVAVVVGAVWVRSEFGWSGLLTPVVLGLAASAVWRWRHPASWWLWCGGPVLGWWRQIVVYRRAWREAMTLCGLAKTFDHRPVVPGLLSVRCDEALDIVTIRMLRGQSPSEFQKVTEKLAYAFGRRHGRVYAERLEDPPNRSGRYAWAWRLVDRVRFRDRPTVVYLVLVRTDALRSIVAPFPAPEVPDFTALPLARREDLRIWCLHLLATHVLIGGATRRGKGSVLWSLVRALSGGIASGLVRLWVIDPKGGMEFAMGRPLFARFASESFEAMADLLDEAVAVMRERQQRLAGVVRVHTPTSADPLVVVVIDEMAALTAYLQDGDLKKRIANSLGLLLSQGAGVGVLVVAALQDPRKEVLPFRDLFPTRIALGLTEDSQVDMVLGDGARARGARADQMPRWAKGVGYVILDGTPDPLRVRFSFITDDHIREMAGTHPAPVEAADILAQVGRETAPEPRRPSPRPRSKPLLPKALLDALDPHQRRDGETE from the coding sequence ATGCAGCCCCGCGGTGAAGTCGTGGTGACCCGGTCCGGGGACGTGATGGTTCTGCGGCGCAACCGACTGACGATCCCGTGGTGGGTGAGCCTGCTCGGCGTGCTCGCTCGCTGGGTCGGTCGGGCGGCGTGGTGGTTCCTTCGCCGTCCCCGGACTGTGGCTGTGGTCGTCGGCGCGGTGTGGGTGCGGTCGGAGTTCGGCTGGTCCGGGCTACTTACACCGGTTGTGCTGGGCCTGGCGGCCTCGGCAGTGTGGCGGTGGCGGCATCCGGCGTCGTGGTGGCTGTGGTGTGGCGGGCCGGTGCTGGGGTGGTGGCGGCAGATCGTCGTCTACCGGCGGGCCTGGCGTGAGGCGATGACGCTGTGCGGACTGGCGAAGACGTTCGATCATCGGCCGGTCGTGCCCGGTCTGTTGTCGGTGCGCTGCGACGAGGCGCTGGACATCGTGACCATCCGGATGCTGCGCGGGCAAAGCCCGTCCGAGTTCCAGAAGGTCACCGAGAAGTTGGCGTACGCGTTCGGCCGGCGGCACGGACGTGTCTACGCCGAGCGCCTGGAGGACCCGCCGAATCGATCCGGTCGGTACGCGTGGGCGTGGCGGCTCGTTGACCGGGTCCGGTTCCGCGACCGGCCGACCGTGGTCTACCTGGTCCTGGTGCGCACGGATGCGCTCCGCTCGATCGTGGCGCCGTTCCCCGCTCCGGAGGTTCCCGACTTCACCGCGCTGCCGCTGGCGCGGCGGGAAGACCTGCGGATCTGGTGCTTGCACCTGCTCGCCACGCACGTGCTGATCGGTGGCGCGACGCGGCGGGGCAAGGGCTCGGTGCTGTGGTCGCTGGTTCGGGCGCTGTCCGGCGGGATCGCGTCCGGGCTGGTGCGGCTGTGGGTGATCGATCCGAAGGGCGGCATGGAGTTCGCCATGGGCCGGCCGCTGTTCGCCCGGTTCGCGAGCGAGTCTTTCGAGGCCATGGCGGACCTGCTCGACGAGGCCGTAGCCGTGATGCGCGAGCGACAGCAGCGGCTCGCCGGCGTCGTCCGAGTCCACACGCCGACCAGCGCGGACCCGCTGGTCGTGGTCGTCATCGACGAGATGGCCGCGCTCACGGCGTACCTCCAGGACGGTGATCTTAAAAAGCGGATCGCGAACTCCCTCGGACTGCTGCTCTCCCAAGGCGCGGGCGTCGGCGTCCTCGTCGTCGCCGCGCTCCAGGACCCACGCAAGGAGGTGCTGCCGTTCCGGGACCTGTTCCCGACCCGGATCGCGCTCGGGCTGACCGAGGACTCACAGGTAGACATGGTCCTCGGAGACGGCGCGCGGGCGCGGGGCGCGCGGGCGGACCAGATGCCGCGGTGGGCCAAGGGCGTCGGCTACGTCATCCTCGACGGCACGCCCGATCCGCTGCGGGTCCGGTTCTCCTTCATCACGGACGACCACATCCGCGAGATGGCGGGGACGCATCCGGCGCCGGTGGAAGCAGCGGACATCCTCGCCCAAGTCGGCCGCGAGACCGCACCGGAACCCCGGCGGCCTTCGCCCCGGCCCCGGTCCAAGCCGCTGCTGCCCAAAGCGCTGCTGGACGCGCTCGACCCGCACCAGCGCCGGGACGGTGAGACCGAGTGA
- a CDS encoding DUF2637 domain-containing protein produces the protein MIESAARLLILLAIGGMAGAAAFTHVHDLTVAHGQPDWIGWANAVAIELMAIYLGLEIRARRRAGRKVGFVAVLLIGFALLSLAAQVAEAELSVWGWIVAAVPSLAFLALVKVVLSSAPALAAGSDAPDVADKTPDVEITVVKPQQDEPTSPVRPPLRPVPLVRIDAAEVGR, from the coding sequence ATGATCGAGTCTGCCGCGCGGCTGCTCATCCTCCTCGCCATCGGTGGCATGGCCGGCGCTGCCGCGTTCACCCACGTCCACGATCTGACCGTGGCGCACGGACAGCCGGACTGGATCGGCTGGGCCAACGCCGTCGCTATCGAGCTGATGGCGATCTACCTCGGGCTGGAGATCCGCGCCCGGCGTCGCGCCGGCCGGAAGGTCGGCTTCGTCGCGGTGCTCCTAATCGGCTTCGCGCTGCTCTCACTCGCCGCTCAGGTCGCGGAAGCGGAACTCTCGGTCTGGGGCTGGATCGTCGCCGCCGTACCCTCGCTGGCCTTTCTCGCCCTGGTCAAAGTTGTCCTCTCCAGCGCTCCGGCGCTGGCGGCGGGTTCCGATGCCCCGGACGTTGCTGACAAGACGCCGGATGTGGAGATCACGGTGGTGAAGCCGCAGCAGGACGAACCGACTTCACCTGTCCGGCCGCCGCTGCGGCCGGTGCCGCTCGTGCGGATCGACGCTGCGGAGGTGGGCCGGTGA
- a CDS encoding tyrosine-type recombinase/integrase has product MAHIEDRWFNTIDGPDGKPKRVKSNRHGVGLRYRVRYIGPNGREASKSFPDRAKKDAEAFLVTIESDKLRGSYIDPKAGQIKFQDYAEDWLRTRAMDESSRESTEQRVRKHLYPYFGDRQLGAIKPAHVREWDQSLKSALAASTRSVIFTHLSSILSAAVDDRRLAENPCSAKSVTKPRATPRRVVPWTGSQVSAIRDGLPVRYKPIVDLGGGCGLRQGEIFGFSPDNIDFADGWISVVRQVKKVRSRLVFGLPKNDKDRRVPLAGSVADALRQHMDSRPPLTVTLPWEDPNSADRVSVPLVFFTDRKHAIDRANFDQKIWRPAVASAGITPSRATGMHALRHLFASALLDGGETIKALAEYLGHADPGFTLRVYTHLMPDSETGRGRPSTTCSRRPETPGRSSDGPRPGISRV; this is encoded by the coding sequence ATGGCACACATCGAAGACCGCTGGTTCAACACCATCGACGGTCCGGACGGCAAGCCCAAGCGGGTCAAGTCAAACCGACACGGCGTCGGTCTCCGGTACCGAGTCCGGTACATCGGCCCGAACGGCAGGGAGGCGAGTAAGTCCTTCCCGGACCGGGCGAAGAAGGACGCTGAAGCCTTCCTCGTCACCATCGAGTCGGACAAGTTGCGGGGCTCCTACATCGATCCGAAGGCCGGCCAGATTAAGTTCCAGGACTACGCCGAGGACTGGCTGCGGACCCGCGCGATGGACGAGTCAAGCCGTGAGTCGACAGAACAACGGGTCCGCAAGCACCTCTACCCGTATTTCGGCGATCGGCAGCTCGGCGCGATCAAGCCCGCGCACGTCCGCGAGTGGGACCAGTCGCTCAAGAGCGCCCTTGCCGCCTCCACCCGGTCGGTGATCTTCACTCACTTGAGCAGCATCCTCAGCGCTGCGGTGGACGACCGCCGGCTCGCCGAGAATCCCTGTTCGGCAAAGTCGGTGACCAAGCCACGCGCGACCCCACGCCGGGTGGTGCCCTGGACCGGCAGTCAGGTTTCGGCAATCCGCGACGGGCTACCGGTCCGCTACAAACCGATCGTCGATCTCGGCGGCGGGTGCGGCCTGAGGCAGGGCGAGATCTTCGGCTTCAGCCCGGACAATATCGACTTCGCTGACGGCTGGATCAGCGTTGTGCGACAGGTCAAGAAGGTTCGCTCACGCCTCGTCTTCGGGCTCCCCAAGAACGACAAGGACCGGCGGGTGCCTCTCGCCGGCTCAGTGGCCGACGCCTTGCGCCAGCACATGGACAGCCGGCCGCCGCTGACCGTCACCCTCCCATGGGAGGACCCGAACAGCGCTGACCGCGTTTCTGTGCCGCTGGTGTTCTTCACCGACCGGAAGCACGCGATCGACCGCGCCAACTTCGACCAGAAGATCTGGAGGCCGGCCGTCGCCAGCGCCGGCATCACCCCGTCCAGGGCGACCGGGATGCACGCGCTCCGGCATCTCTTCGCCTCGGCGCTCCTCGACGGCGGCGAAACGATCAAGGCGCTCGCCGAGTACCTCGGCCACGCCGATCCCGGCTTCACCCTGCGGGTCTACACCCACCTGATGCCGGACAGCGAGACCGGGCGCGGAAGGCCATCGACAACATGTTCCAGGCGGCCCGAGACGCCGGGACGGTCCAGCGACGGCCCACGGCCCGGGATTAGCCGTGTATGA